A region from the Chrysoperla carnea chromosome 4, inChrCarn1.1, whole genome shotgun sequence genome encodes:
- the LOC123298821 gene encoding trypsin-like, producing the protein MKFYKQYIIILLQVINLHFTVAAFQLRHPEKRIVGGENSNIFREPYQLAMKLSGTLICGAAIINRYWAITAAHCIDTMKGFQLSDVSLYAGSTYYVINGTNHTPLLTVKHPEYNASTNDNDIALIKVSPPFYDYPSVKVNSIKLPKPYSIVPDGELCTVSGWGSEAPTSADIPIKLRSVEVPIVSQKVCRDEYKELGVTVTDNMICAGYLNGGKDSCEGDSGGPLNCHETLCGIVSWGSNTCAAKYKAGVYTRVSNYVYWILKTMYTL; encoded by the exons atgaaattttataaacaatacattattattttactacaaGTCATTAATT tacatTTCACAGTTGCCGCTTTTCAATTACGGCATCCCGAAAAACGTATTGTTGGAGgagaaaatagtaatatttttagggagCCTTACCAA CTAGCAATGAAGTTATCTGGAACACTTATTTGTGGTGCAGCTATTATCAACAGATATTGGGCAATAACTGCAGCGCATTGTATAGATACCATGAAAGG atttcaacTCTCAGATGTTAGCCTATATGCTGGAAGTacttattatgtaataaatggAACAAACCATACACCTTTACTAACGGTGAAACATCCTGAGTATAATGCTTCAACTAATGATAATGATATTGCATTAATTaag GTATCACCTCCTTTCTATGATTATCCCAGTGTAAAAGTTAACAGTATAAAATTACCAAAACCATACTCAATAGTTCCAGATGGAGAATTGTGTACTGTTTCTGGATGGGGTAGCGAAGca ccTACGTCTGCTGATATACCTATAAAATTAAGATCTGTTGAAGTTCCAATAGTTAGTCAAAAAGTATGCCGTGATGAATATAAAGAATTGGGTGTGACAGTGACAGACAA catgatttGCGCGGGCTATCTAAATGGTGGAAAAGATTCATGTGAAGGGGATTCTGGTGGACCTTTAAACTGCCATGAGACGTTATGTGGTATAGTATCATGGGGTAGTAATACTTGTGCAGCTAAATATAAAGCTGGTGTTTATACACGAGTATCAAATTATGTATATTGGATTCTTAAAACAATGTATACTTTAtga
- the LOC123298044 gene encoding mitochondrial import inner membrane translocase subunit TIM50-C-like isoform X2 has translation MALRILSNLKLFTNVLNLNLNKHYNTSSVGQKINYLYFSKYVSNRRLYSNKTDEVNTAKENPSANPAKVGTFTALFQQKPVEESQSNQNEEEENRKNREQAWRTMKYTLAMFGVTFTALGGWLIVEYGAPEVDEHGEVIRDEFSDLGTVRQYFMRMFRQLDYFQKMIKEPSRDKLLPDPPGAPYYQPPYTLVLELTDVLVHPDWTYKTGWRFKKRPGIDQFLQQVGPPLFEVVIFTAETGMTVFPIIEALDPNNIISYKLVRDATHFVDGHHIKNLDKLNRNLSKVIVVDWNANSVKFHPENALRIPKWEGNDDDTTLIDLAAFLKTLAATRIEDVREVLQYYSQFENPLAAFRENQRRLMEQQETQRQIEAQQPKPLTKSWSQTFLRH, from the exons ATGGCATTACGCATTTTATCTAATCTTAAATTATTCacaaatgttttgaatttgaatttaaacaagCATTATAATACATCATCGGTTgggcaaaaaataaattatctgtattttagtaaatatgtCTCAAATCGCAGGCTTTACAGCAACAAAACAG ATGAAGTAAATACAGCAAAAGAAAATCCATCAGCGAATCCTGCTAAAGTTGGTACATTTACGGCATTGTTTCAACAGAAACCGGTGGAGGAAAGTCAATCAAATCAAAATGAAGAAGaggaaaatcggaaaaacaGGGAACAAGCATGGCGAACTATGAAATATACATTAGCTATGTTTGGTGTAACTTTCACAGCACTTGGAGGTTGGTTAATCGTTGAATATGGTGCACCTGAAGTGGATGAACATGGAGAAGTTATAAGAGATGAATTTTCGGATTTGGGAACGGTTCGTCAATATTTCATGCGAATGTTCAGACAACTAGACTATTTCCAAAAG ATGATTAAGGAGCCTTCACGTGATAAATTGTTACCAGATCCTCCAGGAGCTCCCTATTATCAACCCCCATATACTTTAGTTCTGGAATTAACTGATGTTCTTGTACATCCAGATTGGACATATAAAACTGGATGGAGGTTTAAAAAACGCcctg gTATTGACCAATTTCTACAGCAAGTCGGTCCACCGTTATTTGAAGTTGTGATATTTACAGCTGAAACAGGAATGACTGTATTCCCCATAATCGAAGCTTTAGATCCTAATAACATAATCAGTTATAAACTTGTGAGAGATGCAACACATTTTGTTGATGGccatcatataaaaaatttagataaacttAACCGAAATCTAAGCAAG GTTATAGTTGTGGATTGGAATGCAAATAGTGTAAAATTCCATCCTGAAAACGCACTAAGGATACCAAAATGGGAAGGAAATGATGATGATACAACGTTGATAGATTTGGCGgcatttttgaaaactttagcAGCAACTCGAATTGAAGATGTTCGAGAAGTGTTGCAATACTATAGTCAGTTTGAAAATCCGTTGGCAGCATTTAGGGAAAATCAACGTCGTTTAATGGAACAACAGGAAACACAACGACAGATTGAAGCTCAACAGCCAAAACCATTAACTAAATCGTGGTCACAAACCTTCTTACGCCAttaa
- the LOC123298044 gene encoding mitochondrial import inner membrane translocase subunit TIM50-C-like isoform X1, which produces MALRILSNLKLFTNVLNLNLNKHYNTSSVGQKINYLYFSKYVSNRRLYSNKTADEVNTAKENPSANPAKVGTFTALFQQKPVEESQSNQNEEEENRKNREQAWRTMKYTLAMFGVTFTALGGWLIVEYGAPEVDEHGEVIRDEFSDLGTVRQYFMRMFRQLDYFQKMIKEPSRDKLLPDPPGAPYYQPPYTLVLELTDVLVHPDWTYKTGWRFKKRPGIDQFLQQVGPPLFEVVIFTAETGMTVFPIIEALDPNNIISYKLVRDATHFVDGHHIKNLDKLNRNLSKVIVVDWNANSVKFHPENALRIPKWEGNDDDTTLIDLAAFLKTLAATRIEDVREVLQYYSQFENPLAAFRENQRRLMEQQETQRQIEAQQPKPLTKSWSQTFLRH; this is translated from the exons ATGGCATTACGCATTTTATCTAATCTTAAATTATTCacaaatgttttgaatttgaatttaaacaagCATTATAATACATCATCGGTTgggcaaaaaataaattatctgtattttagtaaatatgtCTCAAATCGCAGGCTTTACAGCAACAAAACAG CAGATGAAGTAAATACAGCAAAAGAAAATCCATCAGCGAATCCTGCTAAAGTTGGTACATTTACGGCATTGTTTCAACAGAAACCGGTGGAGGAAAGTCAATCAAATCAAAATGAAGAAGaggaaaatcggaaaaacaGGGAACAAGCATGGCGAACTATGAAATATACATTAGCTATGTTTGGTGTAACTTTCACAGCACTTGGAGGTTGGTTAATCGTTGAATATGGTGCACCTGAAGTGGATGAACATGGAGAAGTTATAAGAGATGAATTTTCGGATTTGGGAACGGTTCGTCAATATTTCATGCGAATGTTCAGACAACTAGACTATTTCCAAAAG ATGATTAAGGAGCCTTCACGTGATAAATTGTTACCAGATCCTCCAGGAGCTCCCTATTATCAACCCCCATATACTTTAGTTCTGGAATTAACTGATGTTCTTGTACATCCAGATTGGACATATAAAACTGGATGGAGGTTTAAAAAACGCcctg gTATTGACCAATTTCTACAGCAAGTCGGTCCACCGTTATTTGAAGTTGTGATATTTACAGCTGAAACAGGAATGACTGTATTCCCCATAATCGAAGCTTTAGATCCTAATAACATAATCAGTTATAAACTTGTGAGAGATGCAACACATTTTGTTGATGGccatcatataaaaaatttagataaacttAACCGAAATCTAAGCAAG GTTATAGTTGTGGATTGGAATGCAAATAGTGTAAAATTCCATCCTGAAAACGCACTAAGGATACCAAAATGGGAAGGAAATGATGATGATACAACGTTGATAGATTTGGCGgcatttttgaaaactttagcAGCAACTCGAATTGAAGATGTTCGAGAAGTGTTGCAATACTATAGTCAGTTTGAAAATCCGTTGGCAGCATTTAGGGAAAATCAACGTCGTTTAATGGAACAACAGGAAACACAACGACAGATTGAAGCTCAACAGCCAAAACCATTAACTAAATCGTGGTCACAAACCTTCTTACGCCAttaa